In Oikeobacillus pervagus, one genomic interval encodes:
- a CDS encoding MBL fold metallo-hydrolase — translation MMTNKPIQLGNRIHLIDGFDLGMEKRTGTYVIEEENITLIETGPSPSIPYVLSGLKDLSINPDKIDYIIVTHIHLDHAGGAGVLLKECPNAKLVVHPRGARHIVDPLRLIQGAKAVYGDDFDRLFAPIIPVPEDKVIIKNDGDTLQIGPNCTLSFLDTPGHSDHHFSIYDPISNGIFTGDTIGVNYGPSLNDSNVQLYLPSTSPNQFDPDKMLQSLERIQNLQVDQIFFGHFGKSHDVHEVYKQIQYWLPLFMSLGEEAFEQHQDHIWLSGKLIHLVKSFLQQHIQDDHEVYKIIQLDMTVSAMGILHYFEKNEIS, via the coding sequence GACTTATGTGATCGAGGAGGAAAATATCACCTTAATCGAAACAGGCCCTAGCCCCTCTATCCCATACGTATTATCTGGATTAAAAGACCTCTCCATTAATCCAGATAAGATTGATTATATTATCGTGACACATATCCATCTTGATCACGCCGGGGGTGCTGGGGTGTTGTTAAAGGAATGCCCAAATGCCAAGCTTGTTGTTCATCCACGCGGTGCACGGCATATCGTGGATCCTTTGCGCCTTATTCAAGGGGCAAAAGCGGTTTATGGGGACGATTTTGATCGATTATTTGCCCCGATTATTCCTGTTCCTGAAGATAAAGTGATCATTAAAAATGACGGTGACACTTTACAAATTGGTCCAAATTGTACCCTTAGTTTTCTAGATACACCAGGTCACAGTGATCATCATTTTAGTATTTATGATCCAATTAGCAATGGGATCTTTACAGGAGATACAATCGGTGTGAACTATGGACCTTCTTTAAATGACTCAAATGTACAACTCTATTTACCTTCTACTTCACCTAATCAATTTGACCCGGATAAAATGCTCCAATCACTTGAACGAATTCAAAATTTACAAGTGGATCAAATTTTCTTCGGGCACTTTGGAAAGTCTCATGACGTTCATGAAGTGTATAAACAAATTCAATATTGGTTGCCCCTATTTATGTCTCTCGGGGAAGAAGCTTTTGAGCAACACCAGGACCATATATGGTTAAGTGGGAAATTAATTCATTTAGTGAAATCATTTTTACAACAACATATACAGGATGATCATGAAGTATACAAAATTATTCAACTTGATATGACTGTTAGCGCAATGGGCATTTTGCATTATTTTGAAAAAAACGAAATTAGCTAG
- a CDS encoding outer spore coat protein CotE: protein MAEYREIITKAVVAKGRKFTQSHHTICPPDYPSSILGCWIINHEYEATKVGKTVEVCGTYDVNIWYSHKDNTKTDVYCDTVEYKDIIKLKYRDNDCLDDKAVIAKVLQQPNACEAVISSSGNEIIVHVEREFLVEVIGETKLCVAIHPNGCKDDWHTGFEYEDDDDEYKKLNSDFIDSYDK, encoded by the coding sequence ATGGCAGAATATAGAGAAATTATTACAAAAGCGGTCGTTGCGAAGGGACGTAAATTCACGCAGTCCCATCATACGATCTGTCCGCCCGATTACCCATCGAGCATATTAGGCTGTTGGATTATTAACCATGAGTATGAGGCAACGAAAGTAGGCAAAACAGTCGAAGTTTGCGGAACATATGACGTGAATATTTGGTATTCCCATAAAGATAATACCAAAACAGATGTATATTGTGACACAGTGGAGTACAAGGACATTATTAAATTAAAATATCGCGACAATGATTGCTTAGATGATAAAGCAGTGATCGCTAAAGTTCTACAACAGCCAAATGCATGTGAAGCAGTGATTTCATCAAGTGGGAATGAAATTATTGTTCATGTGGAAAGGGAGTTTCTCGTTGAAGTAATAGGGGAGACAAAGTTATGTGTAGCGATTCATCCAAATGGTTGTAAGGATGATTGGCACACTGGTTTCGAATATGAAGATGATGACGATGAATATAAGAAATTAAATTCAGATTTTATCGATTCATATGATAAATAA
- a CDS encoding RicAFT regulatory complex protein RicA family protein, whose protein sequence is MAKYTKDDIVKRATELAKLISETEEVEFFKRAEAQIHENQKVKEMIASMKSLQKQAVNFQHYGKVEALKMVEEKINKIEKELDEIPVVQQFKESQVEVNDLLQIVASAISNTVTDEIITSTGGDLLRGETGAQVRNSSNCCH, encoded by the coding sequence ATGGCAAAATATACAAAAGATGATATTGTAAAACGCGCAACAGAATTAGCGAAATTGATTTCTGAAACAGAAGAGGTAGAATTCTTCAAGCGTGCTGAAGCACAAATTCATGAAAATCAAAAAGTAAAAGAAATGATTGCAAGTATGAAAAGTTTGCAAAAACAAGCCGTCAACTTCCAACATTATGGGAAAGTAGAAGCATTGAAAATGGTGGAAGAAAAAATAAATAAAATCGAAAAAGAATTGGATGAAATACCTGTTGTTCAACAGTTTAAGGAATCACAGGTTGAAGTTAATGACCTATTACAAATTGTGGCATCAGCCATTTCAAACACTGTAACCGATGAAATCATCACTTCAACAGGAGGAGATCTTCTTCGAGGTGAGACTGGTGCACAAGTTCGAAACAGCTCAAATTGCTGCCATTAA
- the miaB gene encoding tRNA (N6-isopentenyl adenosine(37)-C2)-methylthiotransferase MiaB, translating into MNEQQRLQGQQVKQNNPSDKKSEKDYSKYFDTVYMPPSLKEAKRRGKEEIKYHNDFEIPEEFLEMGKGRKFYIRTYGCQMNEHDTEVMAGIFIQLGYEPTDTVEDANVILLNTCAIRENAENKVFGEIGHLKQLKTEKPDLLLGVCGCMSQEESVVNRILSKHQHVDIIFGTHNIHRLPNILKEAYLSKEMVIEVWSKEGDVVENLPKVRNGKIKAWVNIMYGCDKFCTYCIVPYTRGKERSRRPEEIIQEVRHLAAQGYQEITLLGQNVNAYGKDFDDIHYGLGDLMDAIRKIDIPRVRFTTSHPRDFDDHLIEVLAKKGNLMDHIHLPVQSGSSDILKIMARKYSRETYLELVQKIKKAIPDVALTTDIIVGFPNETDEQFEETLSLVREVGFEAAYTFIYSPREGTPAAKMKDNVPMEVKKERLQRLNQLVNELSAEAMKKYEGQIVEVLVEGESKNNPEILAGYTNKNKLVNFKGPKSCIGHIVKVKINEAKTWSLNGEVIEEKEAVEVI; encoded by the coding sequence ATGAACGAGCAACAACGATTACAAGGTCAACAAGTGAAACAAAATAATCCTTCGGACAAAAAATCCGAAAAGGATTACAGTAAGTATTTTGATACTGTATACATGCCACCATCCCTAAAAGAAGCGAAGCGACGTGGGAAAGAAGAAATAAAATATCATAATGATTTTGAAATACCTGAAGAGTTTTTAGAAATGGGAAAGGGTCGTAAATTCTATATCCGTACGTATGGATGCCAAATGAATGAACATGATACTGAAGTTATGGCAGGAATTTTCATACAGCTTGGGTATGAGCCTACCGATACGGTTGAGGATGCCAATGTGATCCTTTTAAATACTTGTGCAATTCGGGAAAACGCAGAGAATAAAGTATTTGGGGAAATTGGTCATTTAAAACAATTGAAAACAGAGAAGCCAGACCTTCTTTTAGGTGTATGTGGCTGTATGTCTCAAGAAGAATCGGTTGTCAATAGAATTCTAAGCAAACATCAACATGTGGATATCATTTTCGGTACACATAATATTCATCGCCTTCCTAATATCCTAAAAGAAGCCTATTTATCTAAAGAGATGGTGATTGAAGTATGGTCAAAAGAGGGAGATGTAGTTGAAAATCTTCCAAAAGTCCGAAATGGAAAAATTAAGGCTTGGGTCAATATTATGTATGGCTGTGATAAATTTTGCACGTATTGTATTGTGCCATATACTCGCGGAAAAGAACGTAGCCGTAGACCAGAAGAAATCATTCAAGAAGTTCGTCATTTAGCAGCTCAAGGATATCAAGAGATTACATTATTAGGCCAAAACGTGAATGCTTATGGAAAAGATTTTGATGACATTCATTATGGACTTGGTGATTTAATGGATGCAATCCGTAAAATTGATATCCCTCGGGTCCGCTTTACAACAAGTCACCCAAGAGACTTTGATGATCATCTGATCGAAGTACTTGCGAAAAAAGGAAACTTAATGGATCATATCCATCTTCCGGTTCAATCAGGTTCTAGTGATATTTTGAAAATTATGGCTCGTAAATATTCTCGTGAGACTTATTTAGAACTTGTTCAAAAAATTAAAAAGGCCATTCCAGATGTGGCTTTAACAACAGATATTATTGTAGGATTCCCAAATGAAACAGACGAACAATTTGAAGAAACATTATCATTAGTGCGGGAAGTCGGGTTTGAGGCTGCCTATACATTCATTTATTCACCACGTGAAGGAACTCCAGCAGCAAAAATGAAGGATAATGTTCCAATGGAAGTGAAAAAGGAACGTCTGCAACGGTTAAATCAATTAGTTAATGAACTTTCTGCAGAAGCAATGAAAAAATATGAAGGCCAAATTGTAGAAGTTCTCGTTGAAGGAGAAAGTAAAAATAATCCCGAAATCCTTGCAGGTTATACAAATAAAAATAAATTGGTCAACTTTAAAGGACCTAAATCCTGTATTGGACATATTGTAAAAGTAAAAATTAATGAAGCCAAAACCTGGTCTTTAAATGGTGAAGTGATTGAAGAAAAAGAAGCTGTTGAGGTGATATAA
- a CDS encoding 2-oxoacid:ferredoxin oxidoreductase subunit beta, protein MATFKDFRNNVKPNWCPGCGDFSVQAAIQRAAANKGLEPNELAVISGIGCSGRISGYIKSYGLHGIHGRALPIAQGVKMANKDLTVIASGGDGDGFAIGTGHTIHAIRRNIDITYVIMDNQIYGLTKGQTSPRSAAGFVTKSTPEGAIEHPLPPMELALTSGATFVAQSFSSDLKELTALIEAGIEHKGFSIINVFSPCVTYNKVNTYEWFKENLTKLSSIEDYDPSNRELAMNTLMKNNGLVTGLIYQNKEQPSYQQLVHGYAEEPLTEQDLKLNDEYFTNLVKEFM, encoded by the coding sequence TTGGCTACTTTTAAAGATTTTCGTAATAATGTGAAACCAAACTGGTGCCCAGGATGTGGGGATTTCTCCGTGCAAGCGGCAATCCAACGGGCAGCAGCAAATAAAGGCTTAGAACCAAATGAACTAGCTGTTATTTCAGGTATTGGATGTTCTGGACGTATTTCAGGTTATATAAAATCATATGGATTACATGGAATTCACGGTCGGGCCTTACCGATTGCTCAAGGTGTGAAGATGGCTAATAAGGATTTAACCGTCATTGCGTCTGGAGGAGATGGAGATGGATTTGCTATTGGAACAGGACATACCATTCATGCCATCCGCCGAAATATTGATATTACTTATGTGATTATGGATAACCAAATTTATGGCCTAACAAAAGGTCAAACTTCACCAAGATCTGCGGCCGGGTTTGTGACAAAATCCACTCCGGAAGGGGCAATTGAACACCCACTTCCACCGATGGAATTAGCTTTAACATCAGGTGCTACCTTTGTTGCGCAAAGCTTTTCATCTGATTTAAAAGAGCTTACAGCGTTGATTGAAGCAGGGATTGAACACAAAGGCTTCTCGATTATTAACGTATTTAGCCCATGTGTAACTTATAATAAAGTGAATACGTATGAATGGTTTAAAGAAAACTTAACAAAATTAAGTAGTATTGAGGATTATGACCCATCCAATCGTGAACTAGCGATGAATACATTAATGAAAAATAATGGACTCGTGACAGGATTAATTTATCAAAACAAAGAACAACCTTCCTACCAACAATTGGTTCACGGATACGCGGAGGAACCATTAACAGAACAAGACTTGAAATTAAATGATGAATACTTTACAAACCTTGTAAAAGAGTTTATGTAA